In Phaeobacter gallaeciensis DSM 26640, a genomic segment contains:
- a CDS encoding Na+/H+ antiporter subunit C, whose product MEILVASAVGVLTAAGIYLILRRRSFPVILGLSLVSYAVNVFLFATGRLMTNAPAILNKYEEVPYTDPLPQALVLTAIVISFGMTAVVVMIALGAYLSSQDDRINLSDDDATAGEDA is encoded by the coding sequence ATGGAAATTCTAGTCGCTTCGGCCGTGGGTGTTCTGACCGCGGCCGGCATCTACCTGATCCTGCGCCGTCGCAGCTTTCCCGTCATTCTTGGGCTGTCACTGGTGTCCTATGCAGTGAACGTGTTTCTGTTTGCCACGGGCCGCCTGATGACCAACGCGCCTGCGATCCTCAACAAATACGAAGAGGTGCCCTATACCGATCCGCTGCCGCAGGCGCTGGTGCTCACCGCGATTGTGATCTCCTTTGGCATGACTGCCGTTGTCGTGATGATCGCGCTTGGGGCCTATCTGTCGTCGCAGGATGACCGGATCAACCTCAGTGACGACGATGCGACAGCAGGAGAAGACGCATGA